The Leisingera daeponensis DSM 23529 genome includes the window GCCGCCCTATGGCATGGGGCCGCCGATGACGCCCAACCTGCCATTCTGGACCTGGCTGGGCATCCTGCCGCTGTCGATTGCTGCGGTGCTGGTGCAGACGGGATCTGAGGAGATCCTGTTCCGCGGCTACATCCAGCAGGCGCTGGCGGCGCGCTTCCGCAGCCCGGCGGTCTGGCTGGTGGCGCCCTCGGCGCTGTTTGCGCTGGGCCACTACCTGCCTGTTGATGCGGGCGAAAACGCGCTGCTGATCACCGCCTGGGCCGGGCTGTTCGGGCTGCTGATGGCGGACCTGACGGCGCGGGCCGGCACCCTGGGGCCGGCGATGGCGGTGCATTTCTTCAACAACGCCGCAGCCCTCCTGCTGTTTGCCTCGCCGACCAGCCTGAACGGGCTGGCCTTGTACCTGATCCCCTTTGACATGGCCGACACCGGCAACCTGCGCCCGTGGATGGCTGTCGACTTTGCGCTGATGCTGGTCAGCTGGCTGACAGCACGGCTTGCCATACGCCGCTGATTGCAATTGCGGCAAATGCGCCTTATCTGGGGGGCAAACCGCGCCCCCGGAGAGGCAAGCAATATGAACTGGATCACCAACTACGTCCGGCCCAAGATCAACTCGATCTTTTCGCGCCGCGAAGTGCCCGAGAACCTGTGGCAGAAGTGCGATGAATGCGGCACCATGCTGTTTCACCGCGAGCTGAGCGACAACCAGAACGTCTGCACCAGCTGCGGCCACCATATGAACATCACCCCGCGCGACCGCTTCACCGCGCTGTTTGACGGCGGCGTGTTCACCGAAGTTGATGTGCCGGAGCCGCTGACCGATCCCTTGAAGTTCAAGGATCAGAAGAAATACCCGGAGCGGATCAAGGCCGCGCAGAAGAAGACCGGCGAGAAAGACGCGATGCTGGTGGCCGCGGGCGAGATCGGGCGCACCCCGATCATCGCGGCTGCGCAGGACTTCTCCTACATGGGCGGCTCGATGGGCATGTATGTGGGCAACGCCATCATCGCCGCGGCTGAGGAAGCGGTGAAGCTGGGCCGCCCGCTGGTCTTGTTCTCTGCGGCCGGCGGCGCCCGGATGCAGGAAGGCATCCTGTCGCTGATGCAGATGCCGCGCACCACCGTTGCGGTGGAGATGCTGAAAGAGGCCGGGCTGCCCTATATCGTGGTGCTGACCCATCCGACCACCGGCGGCGTGACCGCGTCTTATGCGATGCTGGGCGACGTGCATATCGCCGAGCCGAACGCGCTGATCTGCTTTGCGGGCCCGCGGGTGATCGAGCAGACCATCCGCGAGAAGCTGCCCGACGGCTTCCAGCGTGCCGAGTACCTGCTGGACCACGGCATGCTGGACCGGGTGACCCCGCGCACCGAAATGCGCCAGGAGCTGATCACCATCATCCGGATGCTGATGGGCCTGCCGCCGCAGGTGGTGGGCGATCTGCCGGTGCCGGAGAAGGAAGAGGCGCCCGAGGCCGCAAATGCGCCGGCCGATGGCGCTCCCAGTGAAGAAGCAGCCGAGTAAACCGGCCTATAGTGAAACGCCTGGCCGCCTGGCCGGGCCGCGCCCGTCCTTATCAGGGCGGGCGCTGTTTTTTGCCACCTAAGACACTCCGATCTGACAGGACCAGGCTGATGACCCAGACCTCCGACGCGATCCTCGCCCGCATGATGGCGCTGCACCCCAAGATCATCGACCTGACGCTGGACCGGGTCTGGCGGCTGCTGGCCGCCTTGGACAACCCGCAGGACAAGCTGCCGCCGGTGATCCACCTGGCGGGCACCAACGGCAAGGGCTCGACCCAGGCGATGATCCGGGCGGGGCTTGAGGGGATGGGCAAGAGTGTTCACGCCTATACCTCGCCGCATCTGGCGCGCTTTCACGAGCGGATCCGCCTGGCGGGGGAGCTGATCTCGGAGCCGCATCTGACCGAGGTGCTGGATGAGTGCTACGCCAGCAACGGCGGCGGGAACATCACCTATTTCGAGATCACCACGGCGGCAGGGCTGCTGGCGTTTTCGCGCACCCCTGCGGATTACACGCTGCTGGAGGTGGGCCTGGGCGGTCGGCTGGATGCGACCAATGTGATCACCCCGGCGCTCAGCGTGATCACCCCGGTTTCGATCGACCATGAACAGTTCCTGGGCAACACGCTGGCCAAGATCGCCGCGGAAAAGGCGGGGATCATCAAGCGCGGCGTGCCGGTTGTGGTTGGCCCGCAGCCCGAAGAAGCGATGGAGGTGATCGAGGCCACCGCCGAACGCCTCGGCGCGCCCCTGATCGCCCATGGCCAGCACTGGCATGTCTGGGAGGAGCGCGGGCGGCTGGTGTTTCAGGACGAAACCGGCCTCTTGGACCTGCCGCTGCCGGTTCTGCTGGGCGCGCATCAGATCCAGAACGCCGGTGCAGCGCTGGCGGCGCTGCGCCATCTGGGCGCCGATGAGGCGGCCTGCGAGGCGGCGATGCTGAACGCCGAATGGCCCGCGCGGATGCAACGGCTCAAGACCGGCCCGCTGATCGAGGCCGCGCCGGAGGCTGAGCTGTGGCTGGACGGCGGCCACAACGCCGCGGCCGGCGTGGCGCTGGCGGATGTTCTGGCCAAGCTGCCGGAGCGTCCCACGCATCTGATCTGCGGTATGCTGAACACCAAGGACGTGCGCGGCTACATGGCCCCGCTGGCGCCGCATGTTGCAAGCCTCACGGCGGTTTCGATCCCCGGTGAGGCGAACACGCTGAGCGCCGGGGAGACCGAAGCCGCGGCCAGATCGGTGGGCATCGAGGCCGGCACGGCGGAAAACCCGCTGGCGGCGCTGCAGGCGATTGCCGCCAAGGACCCGCAGGCGCGGGTGCTGATCTGCGGCTCGCTGTATCTGGCCGGTCACATCCTGCGCGAAAACGGCTGACCCTAGGATTCGGGTGGTGCGTTGTGCGAAAGCAGCCGCGCCTCCAGCAGGCGCTGTGCCTGATCAATAATGCACAAGCGCGTGTTTGAGTGGTTGTTGTGGCGCACAAGTTTGACCG containing:
- a CDS encoding CPBP family intramembrane glutamic endopeptidase translates to MLHSHSYRAHEALVRFARVQPQLWRLMLGLMLVAAVSFAMTAALQVTVAGLFPGAWLQGLADGSNPGAMLVLLGSFAFLSLGVAMAARLFHQRGFATVTGHLRPLVRQFGQVSLYLLGLGLLLMALPPYGMGPPMTPNLPFWTWLGILPLSIAAVLVQTGSEEILFRGYIQQALAARFRSPAVWLVAPSALFALGHYLPVDAGENALLITAWAGLFGLLMADLTARAGTLGPAMAVHFFNNAAALLLFASPTSLNGLALYLIPFDMADTGNLRPWMAVDFALMLVSWLTARLAIRR
- the accD gene encoding acetyl-CoA carboxylase, carboxyltransferase subunit beta, translating into MNWITNYVRPKINSIFSRREVPENLWQKCDECGTMLFHRELSDNQNVCTSCGHHMNITPRDRFTALFDGGVFTEVDVPEPLTDPLKFKDQKKYPERIKAAQKKTGEKDAMLVAAGEIGRTPIIAAAQDFSYMGGSMGMYVGNAIIAAAEEAVKLGRPLVLFSAAGGARMQEGILSLMQMPRTTVAVEMLKEAGLPYIVVLTHPTTGGVTASYAMLGDVHIAEPNALICFAGPRVIEQTIREKLPDGFQRAEYLLDHGMLDRVTPRTEMRQELITIIRMLMGLPPQVVGDLPVPEKEEAPEAANAPADGAPSEEAAE
- a CDS encoding bifunctional folylpolyglutamate synthase/dihydrofolate synthase, yielding MTQTSDAILARMMALHPKIIDLTLDRVWRLLAALDNPQDKLPPVIHLAGTNGKGSTQAMIRAGLEGMGKSVHAYTSPHLARFHERIRLAGELISEPHLTEVLDECYASNGGGNITYFEITTAAGLLAFSRTPADYTLLEVGLGGRLDATNVITPALSVITPVSIDHEQFLGNTLAKIAAEKAGIIKRGVPVVVGPQPEEAMEVIEATAERLGAPLIAHGQHWHVWEERGRLVFQDETGLLDLPLPVLLGAHQIQNAGAALAALRHLGADEAACEAAMLNAEWPARMQRLKTGPLIEAAPEAELWLDGGHNAAAGVALADVLAKLPERPTHLICGMLNTKDVRGYMAPLAPHVASLTAVSIPGEANTLSAGETEAAARSVGIEAGTAENPLAALQAIAAKDPQARVLICGSLYLAGHILRENG